The Bacillus basilensis genome includes a region encoding these proteins:
- a CDS encoding peptidoglycan-N-acetylglucosamine deacetylase, giving the protein MKKLFQTKKFLISILTVALVLITYFVIQSILSPARGVTNRENPIQLVNEQPKIDIYKTVPSQFNGQIRKIAYLTFDDGPGKYTTELLDILKQHDVKATFFLTGKNVKAYPDLVKREKTEGHYVGMHSMTHDFKKLYTNGDYVNEMITNQSLIAAIIREKPQLTRPPYGSMPGLNEALRNKVAEDGFKVWDWTIDSLDWKYNNLPVEAASVNIAQNVLINATKSQEVILMHDIHPQAVAAVPAIIKGLKDKGYEFEAYQENDHFSLNFWQDPRI; this is encoded by the coding sequence TTGAAAAAACTATTTCAGACTAAAAAATTCTTAATATCAATTCTAACAGTAGCCCTAGTACTAATTACTTATTTTGTAATACAATCTATTTTATCACCCGCTAGAGGTGTAACAAACCGAGAGAACCCCATTCAACTTGTAAATGAACAACCCAAAATAGACATATATAAAACCGTTCCTTCCCAATTCAATGGTCAAATAAGAAAAATTGCCTATCTTACATTTGATGATGGACCAGGAAAGTATACAACTGAGCTTTTAGACATATTAAAACAACATGATGTTAAAGCTACTTTTTTCTTAACTGGTAAGAATGTAAAGGCATATCCTGATTTAGTAAAACGAGAAAAAACAGAAGGTCATTATGTGGGTATGCATAGCATGACTCATGATTTCAAAAAATTATATACAAATGGTGACTATGTTAATGAAATGATAACAAATCAAAGTTTAATAGCAGCTATTATTAGAGAAAAACCACAATTAACCCGACCTCCTTATGGTTCTATGCCTGGATTAAATGAAGCGCTTCGTAATAAGGTAGCAGAGGATGGATTTAAAGTATGGGATTGGACAATTGACTCTTTAGATTGGAAATATAATAACTTACCAGTAGAAGCAGCTTCAGTTAACATTGCTCAAAATGTACTTATTAATGCAACGAAGTCCCAAGAAGTTATATTAATGCATGACATTCATCCTCAAGCTGTTGCAGCCGTACCAGCCATTATAAAAGGATTAAAAGACAAAGGATATGAATTTGAAGCTTATCAAGAAAATGATCACTTCTCTTTAAATTTCTGGCAGGACCCACGCATTTAA